The nucleotide window AATGATTAGATTTGACCATGTTTATATAGAAATACTAAACAAGCTATGGAAGACGTGCAAAGAAAGGCCAACTCTTACCATTTTCTTGAGTTCGATTGATGTGATACACGGTTCTTAGTGCAAGAGATAATTAACCCAAGAAAGGTGCAGCCAGCTGGAAATTTCATGGTTAAGCTAGATCAAATATGGTGTAATTGTGGTAAATTCCAAAAGGTACACATGTCTTGTTTGCATGTCGTTGTTGTTTATAAGCGTGTTCACCATGAGTATAGGGCTTAAATAGATTGTGTACACATTGGAAAGTGTCTCAAATGTGTATAGTGGATTTTTTGGCAAATTGCACAATGAAGTGTATTGGCCACAGTGTCACGAACCACCAATCTGGCATGACCCAAAAATGTTAAGAAATTCTAAAGGTTGTCCAGTATCCTCTCGTACACACACCAAATGGATATGAGAGAATTGAGTGAGCCAAAAAGATGTTCCATTTGTCGCAATCCAGGTCACTCAAAAAACAAATGCCTTCATTGTGTTGGACACTAAGCCAACAACCTTAAAAACAAATTGTTGTattgtttctaattttattctaATTCACGTTAACTTAAATCTTTTTTAGTTCAAGTAAATTTTTgggttaaataaaatttttattaacaacaaattaatttttctttttttagaaagacaaaaaaatacaaaggaataactaataaaagacataaaaaaattacaaaacaaaaacaattaaaaacaaattattgtaTTCTTTGTAattctattctaatttatgttaaCTTAAACCCTTTTTTAGTTCAAGTAAATTTGTGGggtaaatacaaattttattaacaaaaaattaatttttctttttttagaaagataaaaaaattcaaagcaataaataataaaagacataaaaaaattagggGTGTAAGCGGGTGCGGGTATGCATGACAATTCTCCCCACAACTTGGGGATCCCCGCGGGGACTGCCCCATTCGGGGCCTTGCAGTCGGGGAAAAATTTCCCGCGGGGACGGGGATGGGGATGAAAAACCCCCCACAGCTAATTCGGGGACAGGGACGGGAACTATGCTCCCCGCCCCGCAAGGTCCCCGTATCCCCACGTATATAGAATTTTACTTATATACCCTcataacttataatatttataacataaatatacgggttaatatagtattttactagtaaaataaaattatcatatatataagtaatatcTTAGACGTCACAAAGACACAAATATTACCCAAACCCTAAAACGCTGcatcaaacattcagacttcGTTCCTTGACTTCCTTCTTCACCTTTGTTCCTTCTTCACCTTCGTTCCTTCGTCACTTCTTCATTGTTCGTTTCACCGTTTCACAGTGTCTTCACCCTCTTCACTTCTTCATCGTTCCTTCTTCACCGTTCCTTCTTCATTGTTCGTTTCAGCCGTGAACTCGTGGAAGCCTTCGTTgcacctttttcttcttcgaGTCGCACCATGCATTTTTGGGTTTCACAACTTCAAATTGTTCTTCCTATATTGTATGTTCTTCctctgttttatttatttgtttctgttatattttcaataatttgttTTGTTGCTAGCTTATTGTAATGTTTTGGTTTGGCTGATTCATTGAGTTAAAAATTTGTAATCTAGCAATAAGAGTTAGATTTGTGCATTTACAATTTTACATGActcatatttgtaaattttgttaCTTGTTTGTTGTACAAAAAATGGGTACGCCTATTGATCCATCCGTTAATAGTATTACTCCATTAGAAACACAACAAGTTGCTAATGATGCACAAAGCAATCCGATGGAAGAAGCAAAAAATTCTCCAAATATAGAAGAAGTTGAAGATGTTGAAAGAAGTCCAAATAAAAGAGGATTAACTTCCGCTGCTTGGACCCacttcaaaagaaagaaaatagaggGAAAACGGAAAGCTATATGTAAATATTGTGAAAAGAAACTTGGTGGTGATACAAGATTAGGTACGAAGCATTTGCACGACAACATTAGAACCTGTAAGCTTCGAACAGTGAGGGGTCCAAAGCAATCAATACTAAAAACTCTTCAACAATCATTATCTTCAGTAGGAGATAGAGGCGAATCTATTTTAGTTGGAAACTATACCTTTAATCAAGATGCTACTAGGATGGAATTGACAAAGATGATTGCATTGCATGAATACCCTCTTGCTATGGTTGATCACATTGGGTTTCGAAGGTTTTGTAATGTTGTCCAACCTTTGTTCAAAGTAATATCCCGTAATACATTGAAGCTGGATATACTAAAGTTCTATGAGAGTGAAAGGGCCAAAACTATGAagttaattcaaaaaaattcaagtcGCATAGCTATAACAACAGACATGTGGACTGCATCGAATCAAAACAAAGGCTATATAACTATTACCGCCCCTTTCATTGATAACAATTGGAATTTGCAAAGTCGGCTTATGAGGTAAATAATCATTCACTTGaaagttttatgattttaattttatataattggtaATATGTATATTaagatgaataattattttattttaggtttaTGTATGTTCCTGCACCGCATACTGCTGAAGTTCTTGCAGAGATTataattgaacattttttttgaatGGAATCTAGATAGAAAGGTATCTACAATAACTAATGATAATTGTAGTACTAATGATGCAATGATTCCTAAAATTATTAGCAAGTTTGGACATAGTTcatttattttgggagagacTTCCTTCCATATGCGGTGTTGTGCCCATATTTTAAACTTGATTGTGAAGGATGGAATGTCAATTATCCATGATTCCATTGAGAAGATTAGGGATAGTGTTTCCTTTTGGGTTGGAACACCAAAGAGGGAAGAAAAATTTATTGAGGCTTGTGAACAATTGGAAATTCCTTATTCAAAGAAACTTAGGATGGATTGTAGAACTAGATGAaattcaacttatttaatgCTTGTTTCTGTAttgccatatcttgaagtttTCAAGCATTTGACTCAATGAGAGCCTCAATATAAGTCAATGCCAAGTGATGATGATTGGAAAATGGCAACTGAAATTTATGAGAAGTTGGAAATCTTTTATAAAGTTACTGAGTTATTTTCAGGTACACAATATCCAACTTCAAATGTTTATTTTCCAAAAGCATGTGAAATTCGATTGGCTTTGAATGAAtggattttttcttctaatagcACCATTCAAGGTATGACTGACAGTATGATTCCCAAGTTTGAGAAGTATTGGGGCATGATCAATGGGGTGATGGCAATAAGGGTTATTTTGGACCCTAGGTTGAAAATGAAGttgctaaattattttttccctcTCATGTATGGAAGTGAAAGCACAAATCAATTGAATAAGGTGACAAAATTATTAGAAGATTTGGTTTCTGAATATCAATCTAGGGAAAAGAGGAATACTTCTGTTTCCACTTCATCTTCAATAGTGCCTGGTTTGGATAATAATGGTGGAAAGGTTGATTGGAGttctaactttttaaaatatgttaaagaaACTTCTTCTGGTGATTGTGTTAAATCTGAATTGGATTTATACTTGGAGGAGCCTGTATTGtttaatcaatcaaatattAGTAACTTTGACATTTTGGGATATTGGAAAAACATTGGGGTTAAGTATCCTACTTTGCAAAGGATTGTTAAAGAATTTCTAGCTATTCCTATCTCAACGGTTGCTTCAGAGTCTGTATTTAGCATTGGTGGACAGTTTCTGACTCCACATCGTAGCAAATTAAATGAAGACACTGTTGAGGCATTGATGTGCTCTCAAGATTGGTTGCGTAATGAGATTGAaggtaataaatttaattttacatgtaaATTTTTCTTCCAAgcaattagtttattttaatgattgtATAATTGTGTCATTAGGTTCCTTAAAATCAAAGATGGAATTTTGCTCAATAGTTGACGATGCAGACACAACAACGCCAAcggtatgaaaattttattatattaattcatgacttttttatattttctaaacaCATATTTACATGTTTCATTGTGTAGGTTTGATGCTGAAGATGTTTCATTGCACTTGGATGGAAGTATGAAGACTTGATTCAGTATGATGATGTTAATTTGTTGTATGAAGACTTGTAATGTTATGctagttttgttgtttttattgtgTAATACTGTAACATTAATGTGTACTTGGATATTTCTTGGATGCTTTTATGCTTGTgtgattttattaatattattattgatttattttggtattttaGTCATGTTTTGAACTTAGAATTAaaccttaaatttattattgttgaaaaattgagataaaacaaaaaaaaattgttaataattttttatattttttaatgtaaaacggGGTCCCCGCGGGGAGCCGGGGAAGGAGACGGGACAAAAAATACCCCCACCACGAGAAGCAGGGACGAAGACGGGGAGCAGAGTAAGGTTAGGGGACGGGGAGCGGGGGAGTACTTCCCACCCCCACCCCGTGCGGGTGTCATGCCTAGGTGCAGGTCACCCGCAAACTCGAATTGATCCAAACAGTTTGGGTTggataatttttgtatttgagtCAAATTCGAACCGAACCAATCAAAATCGTTGAATTTTGGGTTGGGTCATGGGTTTTAATATGTGAACCCGTTGTCCCAACTCATTGACtcattaatttgtattacattattattattaatatatgtaatatatatatatatatatatatatatatatatatatatatatatatattacatataaattttgaaaaaaaatcaaatactattgattattgattattgattacATATAGACTTATCGACCTGAATTGAGTAAACATCAATGCATCCTTAACCTTCAGGATCAAAGCAACAAGGATTTTATTGATTGAAGCCACTTCAAATGaacttctaaaaatattttggatCTATTTACAAAGAGTAGACCTCATAATCTTCCATTGATTTTAGTAGAAAAAAGTGTTTGGTCGTTTACACccctaaaaaacaaaaacaaagtattatattatttgtaattCTATTATAATTCATGTTaacttaaaatcattttttagttCAAGTAAATTTGTgggttaaatataaattttattaacaaaaaattaatttttttagaaagacataaaaaaatagaaagaaataactaataaatgacataaaaaataattaaaaaacaaaaacaattaaaaacaacaaaattatcaattaaaaaaatctcattaagAAATAGGTTCCTAAAAAGTTGATTTCTTAACgttgaaaaaaaaagcacacTGTGAAATTAGTTTGGGGGGAAGCCATTTGATACCTAGCACAATAGAATGTATCATTTGTGTAGATTATTCGTGagttatattatttgaataatttttaatttcttttgggATAAAAAAACTCAACTAAATTAATCTGCTCACTATTTCGTGAGGGGtgattacaatttacaaaaatctgtcaaaaaagaaaagaaaagagaagaggtGTTCAGTGGCAGTCTGGCTGTGTGTAGGAAGAGCCTTTCCTTTCCCTTTGGCAGTGCCAGTGTTGTCTTTTCTTCTTCCCACTCTTTCTTTCCCATGCCGGTACGGTCCCTCTTGATTTATCTATCACTCCCAACCCCTTCTTTCCATTTTTCCCTTCAATTATTTACCCCAATGCCTCTTTCAACAGCTTGTCAGAATCTTCTTCTGCCATTGATTTACTTCTTCTGGTTACTAGGCCACTGTTCTTCACTGTTTGCTCTTTGATTGGTCTACATTCTTCACTGTTAAGGCCCCCCCTTTCAAGCTTAATTATATAGTTATGATGTTGAAATATGATGGTAATGATTCTTTTGACCATTAAAAGAGATAAGATAAagcagagagagaaaaagaaaaaaaaattacaataaagcAAGTTTGTTGCTTGGAAACTGTTCATGCCTCGGGAGTTTTATTATTCTTCTTTTACCCGCTTCACGTGTGTAATGCTGTTGTCCATTGAAGGGTGTTTCAGTTTCTCATTGCAGTGATTTTGGTTTTCTGGTTTCTCTCCAAAGCTGGTTCCTTTTTCCCAAAGGGGTTTTGAAAATGCCAATGTTTGAGCCTCATTGTAAGAGGGGTGGGGTGGAGGGCCAGATTCTAGATCTGGACACGGCGGTGAAAGATGGGGTTTTGGGTGGTGGTGTGGATACTGGGGTTGTGGGAACTGGGGTTGGTGAAAAATTGGATCTTGGGAAAATGATTGAAGAGTTGGACCTGTGTGAAGTTCCCTCTGTGTTCATTTGCCCAATTTCCCTTGAGCCAATGCAGGACCCTGTGACCCTTTGCACTGGCCAGACCTATGAGAGGTGCAACATTCTCAAATGGTTCAGTTTGGGGCACTTCACTTGCCCCACCACAATGCAAGAGCTTTGGGACGGTTCCCTCACTCCAAACACTACCCTCCACCGTTTGATATCCACTTGGTTTTCTCAGAAGTACCTTGTGATGAAGAAGAGATCAGAAGACGTGCAGGGGAGGGTGTTGGAGATCGTTGAAACTCTCAAGAAAGTTAAGGGTCAAGCTCGTGTTTCAGCCCTCAAGGAGCTCCATCAAGTGGTGGCTGCTCACGCTACTGCCCGAAAGGCGTTGGTTGACGGTGGCGGAGTCTCTGTGGTGTCGTCGTTGCTCAGTCCTTTCACCTCGCACACCGTTGGGGCCGAGGTCATTGGTGTTCTTGTGAGTTTGAGCCTTGATTGTGAGTCCAAGAGGAGTCTAGTACAGCCTGCAAAGGTTTCACTGATGGTGGACATTTTGAATGAGGGTTCAATTGAGACGAAGATCAATTGCACGTGGCTGATTGAGACACTGATTGAAGAGAAGGATTTTCAGATGGTGATTTTCAGGAGCCATAGCCTTTTGGTTGGATTGATGAGGCTTGTGAAGGACAAGAGGCACACAAATGGAATCTGCTCTGGACTGAGGCTCCTCAGAACACTGTGCTTGCATTCAGAAGTTAAGAGTCTGCTAGTGAGCATTGGGGCTGTTTCTCAATTGGTTCAATTGTTGCCTGGTTTGGAGCATGAATGTTTGGAATTGGCTCTTTCAATTTTGGATGCATTGGCATCAGTCCCTGAAGGCATATTAGCTTTGAAGGATTGTTCTAATACCATACCTGTTATGGTGAAACTGTTGATGAGGGTCTCAGAGAACTGCACTCAATATGCATTGTCGATACTATGGTCTGTGTGCAATGTTGCACCTGATGAGTGCTCTTTGATTGCTGTGGAAGCAGGACTTGCTGCAAAGCTCCTCCTTGTGATTCAAAGCGGTTGCAATCCTATATTGAAACAACAATCCACCGAGCTTTTGAAGTTGTGTAGTTTGAATTATTCAGATACAATCTTCATTTCCAAGTGCAAGCTTACTAGAACAATCCAATGATCCTGGATTTTAACCTGGTTGTATTGTATCTACAATCAACAATTTGTAAATTTGTAGGCAAGAGAAGCAAAAGACCAGCTACTTCCCACACTACTGAGCTAATAAAAAGCCCCAAGAGTTGGCATGGGAATGCAAATCACTCATGTATATATACCTTTTTTCGTGTTTTGATTCCAACAATTGATATTTGAGTGAAGGACTTGACACAACTCATGTATAGATGAAAGAAATCTGCTATTCTTGGATAAAGATACCTAGGAGAGGGATAGCAATTAATGTGGAGCTTGTAATTTCAGTTATCATTGTTAAGTTGTTTTGCTCCATGGCTTCATTGTATTGTATCTTCTTCCCTTTGGGGGTTTTAGAGGCCTCCAATTTTCCCTTGAGAACACGGGGATTGACATCAAACATGCAGATGTAGAGCCCCTATGgctttaaattttcattaaatctgTACAATGGAAATAACCATTCTTAGTATACACTGCACCTGCAAATTCTTCAAGCGattatattgatattattaattCTTTGATCTCAATTATTCTCTGTCATTTCCAAGAGAAGAAACTGCATCCTTGTTCATGTATTAAGTTGTGTTCTGCAGCTAGTGAAATGACATGAGAAGGGGAGCAAACAGTGAAAGGCTTGGACCGCAGAGAGATAGCATTCATCACATGTCCTTAAGTTTACCCCATTTATTGGATGACTTGACGTTTGAGTGTAGACATACGGATGCATGTATGCCAACTTTCATACTTTTTGTGCCACAATTTGAGGACAAAAGCCCAATGTAAAATTACTTCTCACTTAATCACCGGATGATGGGAAATAAAGAAAGGATAGGATATACCTCTCACTGAGTAGGAACGTTGAAGAGCTGGTTCTCCTTAAGGTGTGTTTGGTTGATATGAATGAATAGGAATGAAAGTATATGAGgaatgaaaaaagattgagattgTTTGATATAGACAAAAGAGAttccaaaacaaaaattgaatttaagtgattagatagataataaaaaaatgattaaaattaaatatttataaaatttcaatttttctccaactttaaaaaaaattgctggtTTTTAATTGCTGGTAGAACAATAATACAAGCTTGTAATAATATCCTGAGCATAAAAATTCCAATTCTAACAGCTGGcacaattgttttctttttgtgcaAATAGGTTTTAATTTTACTATCGAGAACGGGTTAGAtgtgagtaaaaaaaaagtgcttttgatatcatatttaggaaacaaaaatcgttttttaattaaaaaataaagtttatctGTGTAGAATTTGTAGGATCTTTCTTTTGCCattttttacaaaacaaaaaatagtttttttatcccaaaattacaaaataaaaaattacacaaataatACAAGTGTAAAAATATTTGCCAAAGTGAAAAATTGGTCCCCTCAAACTGATGTCTCaaagtgtatgaaattctttttttttgctttcaatgTTGGGAAATCGATTTTCCATGCACCGATTTCTCaacatgtctttttttttattttatttcatttttataattctatattttttgtttattcattttttatttttttatagagtggtttttatttttttttcattttcatttttttaaaaatattttaatatttataaaaaaataatttgttgataataaaatttgtatttagcccacaactttacgaaaaaaaaaagattaagttaacatgaaatgaaaaaaaaattacaaataatacaactttttattaaaattactgttgttttgaataaaaattaaaaatacaaacaatccaacataagattaaaattaacattGTTAGAGCTTGTGTTTCTAaaacatagaaaaaaaatatttttaaaaacaaaataaataaatatacaattaaaaaacacaaaatagaaaaacaaaaaaaatgcacattgCAAAATCGGTTTGTGGAAAACCAATTTTCCAATGttgggaagaaaaaaataaaagtgggaTGGTGAGAAATCGATTTGAAAAGGATCAATTTCTATCTATGAACAGTGATTTTATCACTTTGGTAAATATTTTTGAACTCGtattaattatacaatttttttatttttatttttggagtaaaaaactcacaaaaaaaaaatagttatcatCTCCACTCCAATCCAACATGTGCGGCCTTTCCTAAAGTGAGGTGGGATGGGCATGGCTACGGCCTACGGAGGAGCACGAGGGCGGCCAATTTTGAGAACTCCTCCCTAATGTACGGGGAGTGATGGTAGTATGTGACTTTCGTCTCATTTAATCTCATTTTGACATGAAAGTAATACACCATCAAACTCACTTTTATTTCAAAACTTTCATTTCTCTTTCACACACCAAACATCATTACCCTACTATTTTTATTCCTCTTCAGTTGCAATCACTTTCACCTCTCTTTTATagttatacaaattttaatttttagtatatatgattaaaaattattcatttttttagtcaCTATGAGTTTAAAGGTAGGCaataaaagagattaaaaatttgttaactaaaataaaaacaaaatattatagtgAAATACTTTATAGTATTAGTGATTTGCTTGGAAATACAATTAGCccaaaattaaatgtatatagAAAGTAAAAGTGAATTGATAAACAACAATAGTTTTGATTAATCTAAATTACTGTTTTGGAAGAATTAAAATGAGAAGAACGTAATTTTTCATTGTTTAGAAACACTTAAGTAAatgagaattatattttttttatattaacattatGGGATGTTTGACAAGAGAAATTTTTTGTCATGTTCGGAAATTATGATCCTTGATAATCATGAATTTTGATAATCATGATTCCTCGTAATGAATAATATTTGTTCGGTTGATTATAAATGTTTTAGAAATATTCAGATAAATTTCTTGGAAATCaaagaattatataatatttttattagttactttaattatttatcataataaataatcaaataaaatattatgatatttttactgtagtaaaagaaaattttaactagaaaaaagtaatattttcacCTCATGGAAAAACTTTTGTAGGGTGTCAAGTTAAAAAATTTTTATCATCACCATCATGATTATCATCACCATGACCGCCATCACTATTATAACTGTAGTTGTCACCATCGATAGTGGTAGTGACAACAATAATGATGATTGTGGCAACAGTGATGTGTAGTGGTCATGGAGGTACTAACAACAATAGTCATGGTGGTGGTCACGAGAGAAGCCAAGGATATTATAAAAGGGGGATCGATATAAAAAATTCACGACttagatataaatattttaaattttacatgtatgacatttaatatataactaatatttttgagtaaaaaatgtaattgtgTTGAGCATAAAAGAGATATTAATCAAAAAGTGCATCCAACACATAAGTGTCCAAAGTCCAAAGATCAATAGAATgcaaaagaggaaaaaagtagaaaaaatttcatttaaattaattgaaaggaaatTTTCATTATAGTCAAAACatattgttcaaaatatttcaaaaatagatACTTGATGTTACGCatgaaaaactcttagaaatattTGGTTAAATGAATTACACTTGACAAATGCTTAGATTAGTTAACTAAGTATAAATgtatcattaataaaaataaaagctataaatctacaaaaaaaatattactaaaaaagTCCGTTGTTATAAACGTCCATATAATTGATGTTCTAAGTATTTTGCAACTCCTTTCATTCTTATTCATAGGACCTAAATCACGAGTGATGCTTGTTCTTGTTGACAAGATTCAATCTATAATGTTTcttacattaatatttttatatcaaattaacaattataagaGAATGACGAGTATtaatgacaatgatgattttgaataaaaaaattaggacaAATACGTTACTACCAACTAAATTAATCACTTTATTTTATCCAACTAAATTAATCACTTTATTTAATCTTAATGGATTAGGTCAATGAATCTTATATATAGGAATAGAAGGACTATTTATAACAAAGCCTAAGCACATGTGAGATTTTGAGTGGATGCCTAATCCTATCACTACCATAATagtctaattaatatgaaagaa belongs to Glycine soja cultivar W05 chromosome 5, ASM419377v2, whole genome shotgun sequence and includes:
- the LOC114412494 gene encoding U-box domain-containing protein 30-like; this encodes MPMFEPHCKRGGVEGQILDLDTAVKDGVLGGGVDTGVVGTGVGEKLDLGKMIEELDLCEVPSVFICPISLEPMQDPVTLCTGQTYERCNILKWFSLGHFTCPTTMQELWDGSLTPNTTLHRLISTWFSQKYLVMKKRSEDVQGRVLEIVETLKKVKGQARVSALKELHQVVAAHATARKALVDGGGVSVVSSLLSPFTSHTVGAEVIGVLVSLSLDCESKRSLVQPAKVSLMVDILNEGSIETKINCTWLIETLIEEKDFQMVIFRSHSLLVGLMRLVKDKRHTNGICSGLRLLRTLCLHSEVKSLLVSIGAVSQLVQLLPGLEHECLELALSILDALASVPEGILALKDCSNTIPVMVKLLMRVSENCTQYALSILWSVCNVAPDECSLIAVEAGLAAKLLLVIQSGCNPILKQQSTELLKLCSLNYSDTIFISKCKLTRTIQ